The DNA window CGATGGGGTGAGACGTCTACTAACATGGCCGAGTGTTATAACAATGTGTTGTTATCTACAAGGGAACTCCCTATTAGAGCTATCATTGATATTACATTCTGGCGGACCATCAACTGGTTTGTAAGTCGAACGACTCTAGCCAAACAATGTCAGACGCCTTTGACACCGTGGGCTTGGGAGTTATTTCAGAAGAATGACCTTCGAGGGTCACGTCATCATGTTAGGACTACAAGCATAGCACAAGGAACTTATGAGGTACTAACCTATCATAGAGGTCCGGGTAGAGGCCATAATGTACATGTTGTGGATTATCGTGAAAAGAGATGCTCATGTGGAAAGTGGCAGACCTGGAGAATGCCTTGCTCTCACGCTGTTGCAGTGCTCAGAGAACGCAGTGATGACATCTTTAGTCATGTTGATACCCGATACCATACAGACGTCTGGATTCACCAGTACGCAGGTATGTTATTTAGATACTTCTTATTCTTATATTATTATCATGTCTTACCGCTGCAATTTTATGCAGCTGCATTCCGTCCATtgagacaccaagattattggtatGAACCTGAATGGACGTTGGAATATTCACCAGAACGGCTACTTCCTCGTTCACGTGGGCGATACAACAGAAGCAGGATACACAATCAAATGGATGAGCGCGATGAAGATGCGCCAAGAGCTCCTCCTCGATGCCGCCTTTGTGGAGAGACCGGCCACAATAGAAGAAAGTGCACTGTAGGACGTGTTGTGTAGTCATATTATTTTTGAGAATCGTGATTGAGGCTTGAATTTTATTATGTGTTTGTACCATGTTTAAGACTGAAATGACATTCTTAAGTAATATTGTTAGAAAAAAAATCGACAGAGTAAACAGTACATATCAAATCAATCCACCTGTAATAAATAGACAATACATCTCATGATAACAGTCTACTTAAAGGACGATGGTGTATATTTACTCGGGCCTTTTCCTCTGTTGTCACGGCTAGACCTTCTACGTGGGAACATCCCCAAAATTGTCTGAGACAAACTTGTTCTGGCGCGTTCCTTATCGGGCTGGGCTGTATGTGAACTACTACTAGGCCGATCAAGTTGGACACTACTCCTAGGAGCAACGTCAGCATCGGCATCAccatcatcaccatcatcatcagcatcgtcatcatcagcatcatcatcagCATCATTTGTTGAAGAGTGCACGATATGGACATCTGAGAAGAATGAATCCTGTGTAGTAGGCTGCCATGGTATACCAACTCTATCAAATGGAGTGACCCAACTAGACTGTGGCGCGTCCGACCATGTAGGAAACCAACTAGAGGGATCTGGTGCTGGTGGATTTTGCATTTCGGGCTCAGCAGCAAAATTGTCGATAAATGTTTCCAAATCTATGTTGTCATCCGAATTAACATTTTCTTCATGTCCGGCTTGTGATGACCCTGGCATGTCTTGTGACATTCTGGAATGCCGTGAATAACCATGCCCGCCTGTTCGGATACCTCTCTGACCAATTCCGCGAGCTCTGCGGATAAACCCTCGGGACATATCCACATCAGTGCGCTGTGTGGAAGGAATGACCGTGCGTTCACTCTCACCGCAATCGGTGAGGCAGTTAAGAGCAAGACTGTTAATCTCATGCAACAATCCTACGGCGTCTTCTGGGTCAAAACCGCGCGACAAATGAAATACACGTGCCAATGTCTCGGACTGTAACAAATAAAACGTGCATATTTAATAACATacgtaattttaaaaattgtacaACAACTATAAAAATACAATACTTACTTGGAGTGTAGATGATGATGCAACAGTGTTCATCCCTACTTCTGGAAGCCTACCCGGCTGCGTGATATATGCAATGGTAATTTTAAAATACCACTCCATGTATTGTCGAGTTCTCATCACCTGCACGTGGTCTGCAAGAGGCTCCATGTAATGATTGGTAACGAACTCCGACCTTCTCTCCCAATGTTGGATGTAGGTCTTGTTCTGCACAGCCCAGTTCGTCTTAGCTTTTCCACGACGATTGGTTTTGAAATGAGTTTCATTGAAACCCCAATCACGCAATTCCGGGATGAACGGCGTGCCTCCAAATTGTCTAACAACGCGCTCAGGCTCATGTGCTTCGACAATAGCCCAACAAACCATGTACGTCACAGATCTCCATAAGTTGTTCATCTCGAGGCAGGAGTCTGGCAATTGACGGTCCACATAGGGCATCCAAATGAACTACAATAACAAGTTTACATTAAAATTACCCAAATATATATCAAAACATTACATTCAATTTACCTGGCTATTTTGGAGTAATGATAACTGTTCACGATAGTGTCGAACAGAATGTTTGGGGGCTCTGTTTATCATATATGAGCCAGTCCACCTACAATATGAAAAGTTGCCAATTTAATATGTTGTCATTAAACACGCGAAAGAGAAGAAACAACAAACTTACATAAATGCACATGGAGTGTTGTCTGTATGCATACGGGCCATCACAAAATCCGGTCTCAAAGTGGGCATTCTCTCCCACACCCACAGCTGTAGGAGGACGGTCGGACCTCCAATGTCTGTCCTTTTGCCCATGGACGCCTCACAAAGATTATGGTATAATGTTGCAAGTGCAGCACTCGCCCAACTAATCATAGAGGCAGACTCTACATCCCGAAGTTGGGTCAACCACATGAGAGGTATCTTGCACCCTGATCCGTCGGGTAATATCAACCCTCCCAAGAGCACAAGCACAATCATACGAGCCCGTCGAATATAGGCTTCGTCTTCCAGGTCATCTTGTAACGGTTCAATCATCATCCTATGTATTAGGGCCGATGCCAAGATGCCGTTTTCCTTCATCTCACTCTGAAGGGGATAAAAGCCCAACAATTCTTCACATAGACTCCTCCACCCAGAGTCACAATAACCACTTCCTGTGAACGGTGCTCCATCTACACGTAGAGCCCACAATACTTGCACGTCCTGCAATGTAATAGTAGCTTCCCCTACGGGAAGATGGAATGTAtgtgtctctggcctccaacgttcgaCCAAAGCTGTGATCAATGAATGATCTACATCTAGAgccttcccacaataaaaaacaccaccaaaatcaaaccTGCAGACATAATCAATCACTCGTCTGTGATGATTATCtatttcccaaaaatgtcccTCAAAGCGCCGAATATTGAATGAAGATGTTTCCTCGCCTGCCCACGCCTTGCGAGATATATGACTGTGCTGATAATGCAATACAGAAGGATCTTCTGGTCCATATCGCGACATCCTAATATTCACAATTCAACAATTCACCAAAAAATTAccaccaatttcaataattcaccaaaaaattaccaccaatttcaataattcacaAATTCAGCACAATTTAACAAAAGATTCATCACAAATTCATCCCAACACCAAACATTCAaaaccaatttcaataattcaccAAAAAATTAGgaccaatttcaataattcacaaattcatcacAATTAACCACAACATTCATCACAAACTCATCCCAACACCAACTATTTGCAACCAACATCAATAATTCAACAAGCAATCGACACCAATTTATATAATGTACAAATTCATTATAATtcaaccaaaaatttgaaatcatTCACCCTAAAACTATAACCAACAAAACTGAAATTAAGGGTCAAAACTTACCTACTAACAATTAAGTTCGGAAGGAGAGCAGCTAAATTGCAAGGATTGACTTCGATTTTCGTCGGAATTTGGCCGATTTCGCCGATTTTCGCGTGGATAGGGGGGAAGGGGATCGCTGGAATGAAGGAGGAGGGCTTCTGCCTCGTCTACTGATTCAAGGCAAACACGCATTTTCCTCTCGCGTGTATCAAGTAAAAGACGCGAATTGCTCTCGCGTGTATCAAGTGATACACGCTAATGCCTCTCGCGTGTATAAATTTAAAACACGCGAATTGCTCTCGCGTCTTAAATTTAAAACACGCGAATTGCTCACGCGTCTTTCCTATGAAACACGCGAATTGCTCTCGCGTCTTTCCTATGATTGGAATTCTTCTTTCtccgggtacaaatggcggatacgACCTCCCAGGAGGTCGTTTCCTGGAATTCAGCCTACAAATGATACGCAGAAAGATGGTGGCATGTATTCAAATCCAACTAACTACTATGActatatacaaatcaagaaCCAGAAACCAGTACTAGAAGAATCTAAAACAATAGCTGTCATATTTTATATGCAAGGCATGATGTGATAGATCAAAGCAATTTAAAGCTAATTTCTGAATTCACACTTTACACTTTAGTAAAGGCAGAAGATGCAAATCTAATGAATCACTTTATGATATGATGATGGCTAGTTTTGTCAATCGAAACAACTAATCAGAAGTTATGGGATCCATTGTCCAAGCAATAAGCAGACTTTATGCAAGTAGTCGacaaagaaaacaagaaaaggAAATAGAGTTTGAACAGCAAATGAAACGGGTTGCTGAATGTACAAATTATTACAGTATAATGTATATCTTCTCCAACCTATGGAGAAGATTACAACACCAAGCAGAAAGTCAAAGTTGCCTTACAACTCGAAGAAGCCAGAAACCATACGTATGAGTGTCCTGTGTTCAATACTTCCAACCTATGGAGCAGATTACaacaccgagacaatgatgttaactaTAAACTTGAATTACGTCACAAAGAAGCCAGAAACCATAATTATAAAGAGTCCTGAGTTTTATGTGCTTTTTCTTCTCATATGGTGAATGATAAGGGGTGTTCCTTCAAATAAGTCCAATAAATAATTCTCCAAATCTTCGGGATTATATTTGATGTATTTTCCCGCATGCCTTCCACTTTCAAGCTGACTCCCAAACCTTCCCATGAATGAGCGATAAGCTGGAATCACTTTTTCAGAAACGGATATCCTAAGCTCTTCACGAAGCTGAGGATCTGGGACTTTCCAAGCTGTCTGGACCCTGTAGATTTCTTCGAAGCAAGCATTGAAATTCTTAAACCTTTCCTTCAAAGCAACCTTAGATGCATTACTCGTGCTCCCACCAATCCCTTGGTCCTTCAAACAAGATAAGACCTTGCTCCATGATGCTCTGAGGTACTGTGTGGCATGCTGTCTGATCAGTCCCTGCCGCTTCCTAACCcaattatcacccaaaagatttCTCAGCTCTGAGTCTTTCACCTTTTGCACAATGTAGAGTATGTTGTTAATCAAAAATACGTATTGCATGGCAACATCCTCATACACCTTTGACTTATCCTCAATATTTGACTCCAAAGACATAATCAGAGCAGATAACCGACGAGCAAATGGGGACATGCTTTCCAACTCTGAATTCTCAGCATTCCCCCTATCTGAATCGACCGTCTCAGCCTCCAAATTCTCCAATAATAAGTTAAGAGTATTACTGTAATCCACAAGCAGCTTTGCATAGTTCATCACATATCGAGCAAGCGGATGAATCTCACCGTTCTGGATAGGCTTCCTGGAAGATTCTCCCTGAACTGCATTCTCAAACTCCACAAAGGTCCCAATAGCAGCTTCACCCAGTCCGTCCAACACTCCCTGAGCCTCCCGACACACCATATCACCTGCATCTTCATCCATAAATAATTCCTGCAAATCAGATAGAACCTGGGCTAATGCATCATACATATCAAGAATCCTAAACAACTTCTCCACGGACCTCCTCCCTATCGCAACAGCCTCCCCAAAATTCAACAACAACATCACACAACCTTTGGCAGTCTCTAGAAAGCAGACTTCCTTAATCAAATCAGACCCAGCAAAAATCTGGTCACACAAATGCTTCTCACTCGACAAAAGACCACGAACAACTATTTTCACAGCTTGAATCCATTTCTTCATCTTTTCATCCAACGATTTCCACTCAATCTTCTGCACCTCCTCTATGCTCAATTTCTCCACTCCGATAATTGCCATACATTCCTCTAGAACATCACGCCGAACACTACAATAGACCTGACAGCATTCCTTTTCATAACCAGAACGGATCATCCTATCAGCAATCTCTCCCAGCTCAGTCACGGCATCGGGGTGAATCAATTCAATTGACATATCGTCCCATCCAAAGCTCACACCCCTACCATGGCTGTGGTGGCTGTACCGCCCGCTGCTGACATCTTCAATGCTCTCACTCCCATCACCATTAAAAAACTCCGTTGCAGCAATCGCGATAGCAGCGGCGGACGACGAAAGCGTCGAGCGGTGGTGGTGCAGGCGGTCGGGGTCAAGAGGAACGGTGTTCCGGATCAGCACGAGACGAAACTCATCCTCCAAGCGCGTCATCGCGAGCTGCAGCGCGTTCTCGGCACGGTCCAGCACCTCATCGGGGGAAGCCAGGCTGAACTCTTTGGTCAATTGTATGATCTCATCGACTGCATCCAAGTAGTCATCGGGAAACGAGGAGGAATCGGTGTGGCTCAAAATGATCCGCTCGGCATCGTCGAATCGGGAAGGGGTAGCGGAGGACTCGCCGTCGGCGGCGGCGGAAGGATTCTCGACGAAGGAGGAGAGAGTGGAGAGGCGGTTGTCGAAGGTGGAGAAGATCAGCAGCATATCGTCGGTGTCGGAGGTGTTGCCGAGCGACTGCACGATGCGCTGTGCGGTGGCGAGCACCTTGTCCTCGCCTTGGATTGCCGCCGCCATCTGCTTCAGTGTGTGGGGATTGAAATTGATGGAGAAATTAGGGCACAGAAATTGGGGGAAAATCGAGCAACATTTTAAGAGCATCTCccgtgggcggatgtcccactcggacatccactaggacatcccaaaaacacctcctgccatgtcactaggacttctcatctcactgccacgtcactaggacatcccctgcacaatccgcccttcccatcgcccttcccactaggacttcccgcaataaaaaaaacacaataatgtaattacgtaaaaacggaattataattttgacacggaatacgggaaaacAAAATACaggcaaaaatacatagtcagaaaacataaaaaaaacatagttagaaaaaaaaacaaaatacatagtcattcaaaaaaagaaaaatacatagtccaatatccccggctcactccgcgctgtcctcgtcgcccgtgccggccccgtcgtccccgccgctaatctcggcgccatcatctccaatgggtggcatcgccaaatcgcgccgacatccatcgatgacatccttcaacatcctcTTGTACACcggatcggtcgtgctatgccacctatgcatggtccggaccaagctagtcgttaactgcgcgcgggcgagtcggtcgatatcttctggtggagcaggggcctccgattggacctcgaacgacccgctgctgcttcccctagccctccgctgcgcagccttttgcccaaccgggcgacgacggcggcgagagtctgattgaggtagcggggacacttcgtCGGCTTCTGGGAGCTCGTGTGAActagcactgctgctgtattcaccagAAGCGTTGAacttcgtccgcttcgcccagcccgattcgacccccccacaaaactttggggaatccttcaccacgagaaaggcctTCCACTGATCGAAATGTTTGAACTTCAAGGCTCTATCGGGGTACTGAGCAAAGGCACggttccggacatcctcctcggacataccgctgcttgcctggcggagaTTGTCTTGGTAGAGGCccgcaaatcgactaagcttaggcctcaactgctcccactgtttccggcactgttcgggaacgcgacgcttcgccccagccggtttgtgtgtgtggtaggcttcagcgatgcgataccacagtctgtcaatatgttggttggcaccgacatagggatcctcgactactgAAACCCAAGCCTTCTCAAGCGCGACATT is part of the Salvia splendens isolate huo1 chromosome 22, SspV2, whole genome shotgun sequence genome and encodes:
- the LOC121787474 gene encoding serine/threonine-protein phosphatase 7 long form homolog; translated protein: MSRYGPEDPSVLHYQHSHISRKAWAGEETSSFNIRRFEGHFWEIDNHHRRVIDYVCRFDFGGVFYCGKALDVDHSLITALVERWRPETHTFHLPVGEATITLQDVQVLWALRVDGAPFTGSGYCDSGWRSLCEELLGFYPLQSEMKENGILASALIHRMMIEPLQDDLEDEAYIRRARMIVLVLLGGLILPDGSGCKIPLMWLTQLRDVESASMISWASAALATLYHNLCEASMGKRTDIGGPTVLLQLWVWERMPTLRPDFVMARMHTDNTPCAFMWTGSYMINRAPKHSVRHYREQLSLLQNSQFIWMPYVDRQLPDSCLEMNNLWRSVTYMVCWAIVEAHEPERVVRQFGGTPFIPELRDWGFNETHFKTNRRGKAKTNWAVQNKTYIQHWERRSEFVTNHYMEPLADHVQVMRTRQYMEWYFKITIAYITQPGRLPEVGMNTVASSSTLQSETLARVFHLSRGFDPEDAVGLLHEINSLALNCLTDCGESERTVIPSTQRTDVDMSRGFIRRARGIGQRGIRTGGHGYSRHSRMSQDMPGSSQAGHEENVNSDDNIDLETFIDNFAAEPEMQNPPAPDPSSWFPTWSDAPQSSWVTPFDRVGIPWQPTTQDSFFSDVHIVHSSTNDADDDADDDDADDDGDDGDADADVAPRSSVQLDRPSSSSHTAQPDKERARTSLSQTILGMFPRRRSSRDNRGKGPSKYTPSSFK
- the LOC121787475 gene encoding exocyst complex component EXO70B1-like encodes the protein MAAAIQGEDKVLATAQRIVQSLGNTSDTDDMLLIFSTFDNRLSTLSSFVENPSAAADGESSATPSRFDDAERIILSHTDSSSFPDDYLDAVDEIIQLTKEFSLASPDEVLDRAENALQLAMTRLEDEFRLVLIRNTVPLDPDRLHHHRSTLSSSAAAIAIAATEFFNGDGSESIEDVSSGRYSHHSHGRGVSFGWDDMSIELIHPDAVTELGEIADRMIRSGYEKECCQVYCSVRRDVLEECMAIIGVEKLSIEEVQKIEWKSLDEKMKKWIQAVKIVVRGLLSSEKHLCDQIFAGSDLIKEVCFLETAKGCVMLLLNFGEAVAIGRRSVEKLFRILDMYDALAQVLSDLQELFMDEDAGDMVCREAQGVLDGLGEAAIGTFVEFENAVQGESSRKPIQNGEIHPLARYVMNYAKLLVDYSNTLNLLLENLEAETVDSDRGNAENSELESMSPFARRLSALIMSLESNIEDKSKVYEDVAMQYVFLINNILYIVQKVKDSELRNLLGDNWVRKRQGLIRQHATQYLRASWSKVLSCLKDQGIGGSTSNASKVALKERFKNFNACFEEIYRVQTAWKVPDPQLREELRISVSEKVIPAYRSFMGRFGSQLESGRHAGKYIKYNPEDLENYLLDLFEGTPLIIHHMRRKST